A genomic window from Nocardioides rotundus includes:
- a CDS encoding NAD(P)-binding protein — translation MNQPVIVIGAGPIGLAAAANAAERDLPFVVLESGPHAGAAVEAWAHVRLFSAWRELVDPAAARLLEPTGWTSPDPDTYPTGGQWREQYLQPLADALAALATGSVRYDAEVVGVGRASRDLLVDSGRDRDAFAVHVQTPQGRERLLGSAVVDASGTWRRPNPLGADGYPALGEGEHANRIAYGVPDFEDPQLAARYAGKHVVLAGKGASAQGALVGLSRLAQSHPGTRVSWLLRRPAVGDAFGGGDNDQLEERGRLGQAARAAAEQGVVSTVTRFRTESVTVDESDGSEGGRLVLTSTDGQQVSGVDEVIVVTGFRPDLAFLSEVRLDLDPALGSPRVLADQIHPDHHSCGDVAPHGHRELAQPEPGLYLVGMKSYGRAPSFLAMTGFEQVRSVVAALAGDLEAADRVDLVLPETGVCNGAGVFDDPAATADSEGGCCGTTTAAEPELITLGRAPR, via the coding sequence GTGAACCAGCCAGTCATCGTCATCGGAGCGGGCCCGATCGGGCTCGCCGCCGCGGCGAACGCCGCCGAACGCGACCTGCCGTTCGTCGTGCTCGAGTCCGGCCCGCACGCCGGCGCCGCTGTGGAGGCGTGGGCCCACGTGCGGCTGTTCTCCGCCTGGCGGGAGCTCGTCGACCCGGCCGCCGCGCGACTGCTGGAGCCGACGGGCTGGACGTCCCCGGACCCCGACACCTACCCGACGGGTGGGCAGTGGCGCGAGCAGTACCTGCAGCCGTTGGCCGATGCGCTGGCGGCCCTCGCGACCGGGTCGGTGCGCTACGACGCCGAGGTCGTGGGTGTGGGGCGCGCGAGCCGGGACCTGCTGGTGGATTCCGGTCGTGACCGGGATGCTTTCGCGGTGCACGTGCAGACACCGCAGGGCCGCGAGCGGCTGCTCGGTTCCGCGGTGGTGGACGCCTCGGGGACGTGGCGGCGCCCGAACCCGCTCGGTGCGGACGGCTACCCGGCGCTGGGCGAGGGCGAGCACGCCAACCGCATCGCCTACGGCGTCCCGGACTTCGAGGACCCGCAGCTGGCGGCCCGGTACGCCGGCAAGCACGTGGTGCTGGCCGGCAAGGGCGCCTCGGCCCAGGGGGCACTCGTCGGCCTGTCGAGGCTGGCGCAGTCGCACCCGGGGACTCGAGTGTCGTGGCTGCTGCGCCGGCCCGCCGTCGGCGACGCGTTCGGCGGCGGCGACAACGACCAGCTCGAGGAGCGGGGCCGGCTCGGGCAGGCCGCCCGGGCCGCGGCCGAGCAGGGCGTGGTGAGCACTGTGACCCGGTTCCGCACCGAGTCCGTCACCGTCGACGAGTCCGACGGTTCCGAGGGGGGTCGGCTGGTGCTGACCTCGACCGACGGGCAGCAGGTGTCCGGGGTCGACGAGGTCATCGTGGTGACCGGGTTCCGTCCCGACCTGGCGTTCCTGTCCGAGGTGCGTCTCGACCTGGACCCGGCGCTGGGGTCGCCGCGCGTGCTGGCGGACCAGATCCACCCCGACCACCACTCCTGCGGCGACGTCGCCCCGCACGGCCACCGGGAGCTGGCCCAGCCCGAGCCCGGCCTCTACCTCGTGGGCATGAAGTCCTACGGCCGGGCGCCGTCGTTCCTGGCGATGACCGGGTTCGAGCAGGTGCGCTCGGTGGTGGCGGCGCTGGCCGGTGACCTCGAGGCGGCCGACCGGGTCGACCTGGTCCTCCCCGAGACCGGCGTGTGCAACGGCGCCGGAGTGTTCGACGACCCGGCCGCGACCGCAGACAGCGAAGGCGGATGCTGCGGTACGACGACGGCCGCGGAGCCCGAGCTCATCACGCTGGGCCGCGCACCCCGGTGA
- a CDS encoding MFS transporter: protein MGRDALPSGGVQAHHGLDPVPLRQVVGVLSLSQITSWGCLYYGFAALQASIGADTGWSLAAITGAFSVSQVLAGVVGLWVGRRIDARGPRVVMTASAALALPGMALVALAPTLWWFYLGWAVIGVAVAGTLYPPAFAALTIWGGASRVRALTTVTLAGGLASTVFAPLAAALDTTWGWRAAFGVLAGVAALVTVPLHWWGLRHQWPARHAGAGAGAPVAETTEGESRLPRIEAVSPARSRPFVALGLANTLVALAVYAVVVNTVPMLREQGLDTQTAALVLGLGGLGQVLGRLGYARFAAATSVSGRGVLVVAAVAVLTAGFALAPPVTGVLIAVGMSLGLVRGLYTLVQATSVTDRWGPASYGHLNALLTAPALAASAAAPFLGAVLADAAGSYGNAFLILAAIAALGAALMTATTGRPANRS from the coding sequence GTGGGGCGCGACGCGCTCCCAAGCGGCGGGGTCCAGGCCCACCACGGCCTGGACCCCGTCCCGCTGCGGCAGGTGGTCGGCGTCCTGAGCCTGAGCCAGATCACCTCGTGGGGCTGCCTGTACTACGGGTTCGCCGCATTGCAGGCCTCCATCGGTGCCGACACCGGCTGGTCGCTGGCCGCCATCACGGGCGCGTTCTCGGTCTCCCAGGTCCTCGCTGGGGTCGTCGGCCTGTGGGTAGGTCGGCGCATCGACGCCCGCGGGCCCAGGGTCGTCATGACCGCGTCGGCAGCCTTGGCTCTGCCCGGCATGGCGCTGGTCGCGCTCGCCCCGACGCTGTGGTGGTTCTACCTGGGCTGGGCGGTCATCGGGGTCGCGGTGGCCGGCACCCTGTACCCGCCGGCGTTCGCTGCACTCACCATCTGGGGCGGCGCCAGCCGGGTGCGCGCGCTGACCACGGTCACCCTGGCCGGCGGCCTGGCCTCGACCGTGTTCGCGCCGCTGGCGGCGGCACTGGACACGACGTGGGGCTGGCGGGCGGCCTTCGGGGTGCTCGCCGGCGTGGCCGCGCTGGTGACCGTCCCGCTGCACTGGTGGGGGCTGCGCCACCAGTGGCCGGCGCGACACGCTGGAGCTGGCGCCGGTGCCCCTGTCGCGGAGACGACCGAAGGAGAGTCGCGGCTGCCTCGCATCGAGGCCGTGAGCCCGGCACGGTCGCGACCGTTCGTGGCGCTCGGCCTCGCCAACACCCTGGTGGCGCTCGCTGTGTACGCCGTGGTCGTCAACACGGTCCCGATGCTGCGTGAACAGGGACTTGACACCCAGACCGCTGCGCTCGTCCTGGGACTCGGTGGGTTGGGGCAGGTGCTGGGGAGGCTCGGGTATGCCCGGTTCGCCGCCGCGACATCGGTGAGCGGTCGCGGCGTCCTCGTCGTCGCGGCCGTCGCCGTCCTGACCGCGGGGTTCGCGCTCGCGCCGCCGGTCACCGGCGTCCTCATCGCCGTGGGCATGTCGCTTGGACTCGTCCGTGGGTTGTACACGCTCGTCCAGGCCACCTCGGTCACCGACCGGTGGGGACCGGCGTCCTACGGCCACCTCAACGCCCTCCTCACCGCACCGGCACTGGCGGCCTCCGCAGCCGCCCCCTTCCTGGGCGCGGTGCTCGCCGACGCGGCCGGCTCCTACGGCAACGCGTTCCTCATCCTCGCCGCCATCGCCGCCCTCGGCGCCGCCCTAATGACCGCCACCACTGGACGCCCCGCGAACCGTTCTTGA
- a CDS encoding thermonuclease family protein, which translates to MIASKPVRIISLAIVALVVVVGIRVVVGGFAFGGDLLDTRPAGPDSGERGQRTAGVVAYVLDGDTVQVDLRDGRDVRVRLLGISAPEIPHPGKPGECYGQAATRHLEQLLPAGTQVTLVSDPTQDDVDTYGRWLRYVQASGRDIGAAQIRSGSAEARDSSTPVSRHPKYAQMEGLARDADRGLWLSRCREDCRRARGTVWRDRSISGSS; encoded by the coding sequence GTGATCGCGAGCAAGCCCGTCCGGATCATCTCGCTGGCGATCGTGGCCCTGGTGGTCGTCGTCGGCATCCGCGTGGTCGTCGGCGGATTCGCGTTCGGAGGCGACCTCCTCGACACCCGGCCCGCCGGCCCTGACTCCGGCGAGCGTGGCCAGCGCACGGCCGGCGTCGTTGCCTACGTCCTCGACGGCGACACGGTCCAGGTCGACCTGCGTGACGGCCGCGACGTCCGGGTGCGGCTCCTCGGGATCAGTGCTCCCGAGATCCCGCATCCCGGCAAGCCGGGGGAGTGCTACGGCCAGGCTGCGACGCGGCACCTCGAGCAGCTGCTGCCCGCCGGCACCCAGGTGACTCTCGTGAGCGACCCGACCCAGGACGACGTCGACACCTACGGCCGCTGGCTGCGGTACGTGCAGGCCTCCGGCCGCGACATCGGCGCCGCCCAGATCCGTTCCGGGTCCGCCGAGGCCCGCGACAGTTCGACTCCGGTCTCGCGGCACCCGAAGTACGCCCAGATGGAGGGCCTCGCCCGCGATGCCGACCGCGGGCTGTGGTTGTCGAGATGCAGGGAGGATTGCCGACGCGCGCGCGGGACAGTTTGGCGAGATCGGTCGATCAGTGGCTCGTCGTGA
- a CDS encoding MIP/aquaporin family protein: MTAPIPDLPRRLVAELLGTALLVTVVVGSGIAAQRLSPDDVGLQLLQNSTATVLGLTVLILMFGPVSGAHFNPVVSAADWLLGRRAGTGLTGRDVVAYTGAQIVGGAVGALLANLMFGVEFSRLAATERTGAPLWLGEVVATAGLVALIFTLARTGRGALAAPAVGAYIGAAYWFTSSTSFANPAVTVGRVFSDTFAGIAPGSVPGFVLAQVIGAALGVALVRYLHPDVGTPEDTTPANVVIPHADPRSTP; encoded by the coding sequence ATGACCGCTCCCATACCCGATCTGCCACGGCGGCTGGTCGCCGAGCTCCTCGGCACCGCGCTCCTGGTCACCGTCGTCGTCGGGTCCGGCATCGCCGCGCAACGCCTCTCACCCGACGACGTCGGCCTGCAGCTGCTGCAGAACTCCACCGCGACCGTGCTCGGACTGACCGTCCTCATCCTGATGTTCGGGCCGGTCTCCGGAGCCCACTTCAACCCCGTCGTCTCCGCGGCCGACTGGCTCCTCGGGCGCCGCGCAGGAACCGGCCTGACCGGCCGCGACGTTGTCGCGTACACCGGCGCGCAGATCGTCGGCGGCGCCGTCGGCGCCCTGCTGGCGAACCTGATGTTCGGCGTCGAATTCAGCCGGCTGGCCGCCACCGAACGGACCGGTGCGCCGTTGTGGCTCGGGGAGGTCGTCGCCACCGCCGGCCTCGTCGCCCTCATCTTCACCCTGGCTCGCACCGGCCGCGGCGCACTCGCCGCCCCCGCCGTCGGCGCCTACATCGGCGCCGCCTACTGGTTCACCTCCAGCACCTCCTTCGCCAACCCCGCCGTCACCGTCGGCCGCGTCTTCTCCGACACCTTCGCCGGCATCGCCCCTGGCTCAGTGCCCGGGTTCGTCCTCGCCCAGGTCATCGGCGCCGCACTCGGCGTGGCCCTGGTCCGCTACCTCCACCCGGACGTCGGCACCCCCGAAGACACCACTCCAGCCAACGTCGTCATCCCACACGCAGACCCCAGGAGCACCCCGTGA
- a CDS encoding arsenate reductase/protein-tyrosine-phosphatase family protein: MSVEILSDGGVEERVRVFAALAEPVRLRIVDLVAFGDAAPSELQRHLAISSNLMAHHLGVLTDAGLVARRRSEADRRRSYLQLLPAAVPLLAAALTQPAQTQLRGARRVVFVCTANSARSQLAAALWARASDVPVTSAGTHPAARVAPGAARTARKHGLTLLGDRPQQLDEVTGPDDYVIAVCDNAYEELPAGTTDLHWSVPDPVRVGTAGAFDAAHDDLAARVAHLAPHLSPN; encoded by the coding sequence ATGAGCGTTGAGATATTGTCCGATGGGGGAGTTGAGGAGCGGGTGCGGGTCTTCGCTGCCCTCGCCGAGCCTGTGCGGCTGCGGATCGTGGACCTCGTGGCGTTCGGTGACGCCGCCCCCAGCGAGCTGCAGCGGCACCTCGCCATCAGCTCGAACCTGATGGCCCACCACCTCGGAGTCCTCACCGACGCGGGACTGGTGGCACGGCGGCGCTCCGAGGCAGACCGTCGCCGGTCCTACCTCCAACTCCTCCCCGCGGCGGTGCCTCTGCTCGCCGCAGCCCTGACCCAGCCCGCCCAGACGCAACTCCGCGGGGCGCGGCGGGTCGTGTTCGTGTGCACCGCCAACTCCGCCCGCTCCCAGCTCGCCGCCGCGCTGTGGGCACGGGCCAGCGACGTCCCGGTCACCTCCGCCGGAACCCACCCCGCCGCCCGAGTCGCCCCGGGAGCCGCGCGGACCGCTCGCAAGCACGGTCTCACCCTCCTCGGCGACCGACCCCAACAGCTCGATGAGGTCACCGGGCCCGACGACTACGTCATCGCGGTCTGCGACAACGCCTACGAGGAGCTGCCCGCCGGCACCACGGACCTGCACTGGTCGGTCCCCGACCCGGTCCGGGTCGGCACCGCCGGCGCGTTCGACGCCGCCCACGACGACCTCGCAGCGCGGGTCGCCCACCTCGCCCCCCACCTCAGCCCGAACTAA
- a CDS encoding arsenate-mycothiol transferase ArsC: MTTTHPEVPIDTDVPQVVFACVRNGGRSVISRVLTEHYAGGRVIALSAGTQPGEHIHPEVADALERLGLDTSGETPELLTRDTIAASTLAITLGCGEECPYVPGVTYIDWPVADPGGQDPDTVRDIIADVDTRVRDLLVQLVPDLQLPPSVLPDAPASGA; the protein is encoded by the coding sequence GTGACCACCACCCACCCCGAGGTCCCCATCGACACCGACGTCCCCCAAGTCGTGTTCGCGTGCGTCCGCAACGGCGGCCGGTCGGTGATCAGCCGCGTCCTCACCGAGCACTACGCCGGCGGCCGCGTCATCGCACTCTCGGCCGGCACCCAGCCCGGCGAACACATCCACCCCGAGGTCGCCGACGCCCTTGAGCGGCTCGGCCTCGACACCTCCGGCGAGACCCCCGAACTCCTCACCCGGGACACCATCGCCGCCTCCACCTTGGCCATCACCCTCGGCTGCGGCGAGGAATGCCCCTACGTCCCCGGAGTCACGTACATTGACTGGCCCGTCGCCGACCCCGGCGGCCAGGACCCCGACACCGTCCGCGACATCATCGCCGACGTGGACACCCGGGTCCGCGACTTGCTCGTGCAACTCGTGCCGGATCTCCAACTGCCGCCCTCTGTGCTGCCAGACGCCCCGGCCTCCGGCGCCTGA
- a CDS encoding arsenate reductase ArsC: MTTVPPAQDSHPGPAMPSGITLDQQLALTTAAARLAEEFTGIFNAETIDKFLTSSYDQFADHATVVNFLPLLAERFARQRLTALAKVEGKAHTGTPVVMFLCTHNAGRSQMALGFFTHHAGDAAIAWSGGTEPGNEVNPAAVAAMAERGIDISTEFPKPWTDETVRAADVVVSMGCGDACPVFPGKTYLDWDLEDPDGLTVDDVRPIRDDVERRVLGLIADLGLARSGA; this comes from the coding sequence ATGACCACCGTCCCTCCCGCCCAGGACTCCCACCCCGGACCGGCGATGCCCTCCGGCATCACCCTCGACCAGCAGCTCGCGCTCACCACGGCAGCCGCGCGACTGGCCGAGGAGTTCACGGGCATCTTCAACGCCGAGACCATCGATAAGTTCCTGACCTCCAGCTACGACCAGTTCGCCGACCACGCCACCGTCGTGAACTTCCTGCCGCTGCTCGCCGAACGGTTCGCCCGGCAGCGCCTCACCGCCCTGGCCAAGGTCGAGGGCAAGGCCCACACCGGCACGCCCGTCGTGATGTTCCTGTGCACCCACAACGCCGGCCGCTCCCAGATGGCACTCGGGTTCTTCACCCACCACGCCGGCGACGCCGCCATCGCCTGGTCCGGCGGCACCGAACCCGGAAACGAAGTGAACCCAGCCGCGGTCGCAGCGATGGCCGAACGCGGCATCGACATCTCCACCGAGTTCCCCAAGCCGTGGACCGACGAGACCGTCCGCGCCGCCGACGTCGTCGTCTCGATGGGCTGCGGCGACGCGTGCCCGGTGTTCCCCGGCAAGACCTACCTCGACTGGGACCTCGAGGACCCCGACGGCCTCACCGTCGACGACGTCCGACCCATCCGCGACGACGTCGAACGCCGCGTGCTGGGCCTCATCGCCGACCTCGGCCTCGCCCGGAGCGGCGCATGA
- a CDS encoding DUF488 family protein, N3 subclade — protein MGRPTKDAVGPTQLGRVLIERRRAAGITRSTLASRAGLSTNTLMKVEQGQTQDPGVLKVAALCRALSVSIDELVHDAEHNQLPREAIAMTNGIVSVGYEGRTIETFVDELVRAGVKTVADVRLNAISRKAGFSKTRLRDALAAAGIEYRHMRSLGNAKENRSPFWDGRVEEGRRVFREALQEPEAESSIEELSALVRDQIVAVLCFESDVEKCHRKVVIDEVVSGKDVPVVALPG, from the coding sequence GTGGGCCGGCCGACGAAGGACGCCGTCGGGCCCACCCAACTTGGCCGAGTCCTGATCGAACGCCGACGCGCAGCCGGCATCACTCGTTCGACGCTCGCCTCCAGAGCAGGGCTATCGACCAACACCTTGATGAAGGTCGAGCAGGGACAGACTCAGGACCCAGGCGTACTCAAAGTCGCCGCGCTCTGCCGGGCGTTGTCCGTGTCGATCGACGAACTGGTGCACGACGCCGAACACAACCAACTACCTCGGGAGGCCATCGCCATGACCAACGGAATCGTCTCGGTCGGCTACGAGGGTCGCACCATCGAGACCTTCGTTGACGAACTGGTCCGAGCAGGGGTCAAGACGGTCGCCGACGTTCGTCTCAACGCGATCAGCCGCAAGGCCGGCTTCTCGAAGACGCGCCTGCGGGATGCACTGGCAGCTGCCGGTATCGAGTACCGACACATGCGCAGCCTGGGGAACGCGAAGGAGAACCGGAGCCCGTTCTGGGACGGACGCGTCGAGGAAGGCCGACGCGTATTCCGTGAAGCCCTCCAAGAACCGGAGGCGGAGTCATCGATCGAGGAGCTCTCCGCTCTTGTACGTGATCAGATCGTCGCAGTGCTCTGCTTCGAATCCGACGTGGAGAAGTGCCACCGCAAGGTCGTCATCGATGAGGTGGTCAGCGGGAAGGACGTGCCCGTAGTCGCGCTCCCGGGCTAG
- a CDS encoding protein kinase domain-containing protein: protein MSDYLVAEGTLTLPYGVVRTLHYGGCEVRLYRNVITQARQVGKRISRLGREGTLAATEATLLREIDHPNVADIYDVAEVAGSDPTLAIIEMTMPYYEQGSTFDAMERGVRFRTSAGRDLAIRALRGVAHLHDVHKVLHRDLKTPNLLLSGDDSLVKVGDLGEAVRMDDRREAPPLLSPGFWAPPETFTGYPHSVSSDLYSIGMSIGEVLSGPIPYDSYDVETLARRLAAGRPAIMPRHAGFAPHVPDSLRRIVRKATRPTPDGRYQSAAEMIAALNRARFVDWEWPAYADDSVEYLGTWNGQDMRVRGRRMRDGTWRYETERHYASGWRGAAALRADGPTRDQAAELAFRQIDSVLVRV, encoded by the coding sequence ATGAGTGACTACCTGGTCGCGGAGGGCACCCTCACGCTCCCCTATGGGGTTGTCCGAACCCTCCACTACGGCGGATGCGAGGTCAGGCTCTACCGCAACGTGATCACTCAGGCACGCCAAGTCGGCAAGAGGATCAGCCGCCTCGGCCGCGAAGGCACTCTGGCTGCCACCGAAGCAACCCTGCTGCGGGAGATTGACCACCCCAATGTCGCTGACATCTACGACGTTGCCGAGGTCGCGGGATCAGACCCGACGCTCGCGATCATCGAGATGACGATGCCGTACTACGAGCAGGGCAGCACCTTCGATGCGATGGAACGCGGGGTGCGGTTCCGCACCTCAGCTGGCCGTGACCTCGCCATCCGGGCTCTCCGTGGCGTCGCGCACCTTCACGATGTCCACAAAGTTCTCCACCGCGACCTCAAGACACCGAACCTGCTCCTCTCCGGCGACGATTCGCTCGTGAAGGTGGGGGACCTTGGAGAGGCCGTACGCATGGACGACCGTCGTGAAGCGCCGCCGCTCCTGAGCCCGGGCTTTTGGGCCCCGCCGGAGACGTTCACCGGGTACCCGCACAGTGTAAGCTCCGACCTGTACTCCATTGGGATGTCGATCGGCGAGGTCCTGTCCGGGCCTATCCCGTACGACTCCTACGACGTCGAAACCCTGGCCAGGAGGCTGGCAGCTGGCCGACCGGCGATCATGCCCCGCCACGCCGGCTTCGCGCCCCACGTGCCGGACTCGCTCCGCCGGATCGTCCGCAAGGCCACGCGCCCTACCCCGGATGGCAGATACCAGAGCGCCGCGGAGATGATCGCGGCCCTCAACCGCGCGAGATTCGTCGATTGGGAATGGCCCGCGTACGCCGATGACAGCGTCGAATACCTGGGGACGTGGAATGGCCAGGACATGCGGGTGCGAGGCAGGAGAATGCGTGACGGGACGTGGCGATACGAGACCGAACGCCACTACGCGTCAGGCTGGCGTGGGGCTGCGGCCTTGAGGGCAGACGGTCCGACGCGGGATCAGGCGGCAGAGCTTGCCTTCCGCCAGATCGATAGCGTCCTCGTCAGAGTCTGA